In Candidatus Bipolaricaulota bacterium, a single window of DNA contains:
- a CDS encoding nucleotide pyrophosphohydrolase has translation MDKFLELSEKVSNFVRERDWGKFHNPKDVAISISIEAAELLENFQWRNDKEVDKMLEREDYLNRITEEMADVMIYLIVLSNKLGVNLIDIALKKIKKNEEKYPVSKFKGNAFP, from the coding sequence ATGGATAAATTTCTTGAATTGAGTGAAAAGGTATCAAATTTTGTCAGGGAAAGAGATTGGGGAAAATTTCACAATCCGAAGGATGTTGCTATATCTATCTCCATAGAAGCAGCCGAATTGCTGGAGAATTTTCAGTGGAGAAATGACAAAGAAGTGGATAAGATGCTTGAAAGGGAGGATTATCTCAACAGAATAACAGAAGAAATGGCAGATGTCATGATTTATCTCATAGTTCTGTCAAATAAATTGGGAGTGAATCTGATAGACATTGCTCTTAAAAAAATTAAGAAAAACGAAGAAAAATATCCTGTGAGCAAATTCAAAGGGAATGCATTCCCTTAG